A region from the Aegilops tauschii subsp. strangulata cultivar AL8/78 chromosome 5, Aet v6.0, whole genome shotgun sequence genome encodes:
- the LOC141023184 gene encoding uncharacterized protein, with the protein MALSEEFFVGSIDLARLDFGIITLIPKVTGASDIRQFRPITVINVIFRILARGYALRVAPIADGITHPDQSAFIQGQYIFDGVLVFHEALHEVHSKHLKAVFLKLDFHKAYDTVSWPFLRECLLRKGFNDRWVSRVMQMVSSGRTAVNINGEVGPFFPTSCGMCQGDPFSPFLFNMVVDALAAILDKAKAAGHIKGSATDIMNLKFLLICFQQMSGLGINFNKSVLLPILRIGTLIAVGSGTSTMFWFHRWAGDLPLAARFPYLFSIAVDPRISVATTLIDLGQLAFRRAFGLPENADWHELLECIALHEPDLEVGEDRARWRLEPSEQFSTKSLYQAITASLGHEWIRGCLPSGVEVLKRNGPGDGRCPLCGPEEDLNHIFFTCLSAQFLWSCFREIVGGSRDHNNFPALFAELQASAPSIRHIRWLIIGVLTWTLWTVRNKLLIQRIPFRRATDALFKWSG; encoded by the exons atggccttgtctgAGGAATTCTTTGTAGGGTCCATTGACCTCGCCAGGCTGGACTTTGGGATCATCACCCTCATCCCCAAAGTAACTGGGGCTTCGGATATTCGCCAGTTTCGGCCGATTACGGTGATTAATGTCATCTTCCGCATCCTCGCGAGGGGGTACGCCCTTAGGGTGGCCCCCATTGCTGACGGGATCACTCACCCTGATCAGTCGGCATTTATTCAGGGCCAGTATATCTTTGACGGAGTTCTGGTTTTTCACGAAGCACTCCATGAGGTTCACTCCAAACACCTCAAGGCAGTCTTCCTGAAACTGGATTTCCACAAGGCGTATGACACGGTCAGTTGGCCCTTCCTTCGGGAATGCTTGCTGCGGAAGGGCTTCAACGACAGGTGGGTCTCCCGAGTGATGCAAATGGTATCCTCAGGCCGGACCGCGGTGAACATTAATGGCGAGGTTGGCCCATTCTTCCCCACATCTTGTGGGATGTGCCAGGGCGACCCCTTCTCACCGTTCCTCTTCAACATGGTTGTCGATGCTCTGGCAGCCATCTTAGATAAAGCCAAGGCTGCGGGCCACATTAAGG GCTCGGCGACCGACATCATGAACTTGAAGTTCCTCCTGATATGCTTCCAGCAGATGTCTGGCCTCGGGATCAACTTCAATAAGAGTGTG CTCCTACCGATCCTCCGCATCGGCACCTTGATCGCGGTTGGATCGGGCACCTCCACGATGTTCTGGTTCCATAGATGGGCTGGAGACTTACCCCTCGCGGCACGTTTTCCCTACCTATTCTCCATCGCGGTTGACCCGCGGATCTCTGTCGCGACGacccttattgacttagggcaACTCGCGTTCCGGAGAGCGTTTGGCCTGCCTGAGAACGCGGACTGGCATGAGCTGCTGGAATGCATCGCGCTGCACGAACCTGATCTTGAGGTAGGAGAAGACCGTGCCAGGTGGCGTCTAGAGCCATCTGAGCAATTCTCCACTAAATCTCTATACCAGGCCATCACAGCTTCGCTGGGTCATGAG TGGATTCGCGGCTGCCTCCCATCCGGCGTGGAGGTCCTGAAGCGCAACGGCCCAGGGGATGGGCGATGCCCGCTCTGCGGGCCTGAAGAGGATTTGAACCATATCTTCTTCACATGCTTGTCCGCGCAGTTCCTATGGAGCTGTTTCCGTGAAATAGTGGGTGGAAGCAGGGACCACAACAACTTCCCCGCTCTTTTCGCGGAACTCCAGGCGTCAGCTCCCTCAATTCGCCACATTAGGTGGCTGATCATCGGGGTGCTAACCTGGACGCTGTGGACTGTTAGGAATAAACTTTTGATTCAGCGCATTCCTTTTCGACGTGCTACTGACGCTTTGTTCAAATGGTCTGGTTAG
- the LOC141022726 gene encoding uncharacterized protein, producing MADGKLDPPAGYAFDPAEHELITKFLRPRIADAFFASRLIHEFDAYSAAPGDLVEMYQHAQGTDKGDGKGGVWYFFTPARRHQTKGGRGGGRRQRGVADAGEGYYWHSEKGGIPVLDNQGKLVGHRRNLSYVKKLPGEKERIRIGWCMNEYSDDKQDGLVLCKVCVSRHRSETTYHEVINAPGSRKRKAADVQHPDAPRPQTPRRQEPPIVQQPGMLHEYGRWFMSDEGETFLPPGAVDDGSVDPGGFFTDDMLQDFPVLHDAVVAQGFLPGKLDGEVQEGTSAADDEDEAFRCTLDELLGLCDDTTVLV from the coding sequence ATGGCCGACGGCAAGCTGGATCCTCCCGCCGGCTACGCCTTCGACCCAGCCGAGCACGAGCTGATCACCAAGTTCCTCCGCCCACGGATCGCCGACGCCTTCTTCGCCAGCCGCCTCATCCACGAGTTCGACGCCTACTCCGCCGCCCCCGGCGACCTCGTCGAGATGTATCAACACGCGCAAGGAACGGACAAGGGCGACGGGAAAGGGGGCGTCTGGTACTTCTTCACCCCTGCCCGTCGTCACCAGACCAAAGGCGGCCGCGGTGGCGGGAGGCGACAGCGTGGCGTGGCCGACGCCGGCGAGGGTTACTACTGGCACTCGGAGAAGGGCGGGATACCCGTGCTAGACAACCAAGGTAAACTCGTAGGCCATAGACGAAACCTCAGCTACGTCAAGAAGTTGCCGGGAGAGAAAGAGAGGATCAGGATCGGCTGGTGCATGAACGAGTACAGCGATGACAAGCAAGACGGCTTGGTGCTCTGCAAGGTCTGCGTGTCTCGTCACAGGAGCGAGACCACATACCACGAGGTAATCAATGCTCCCGGTTCcaggaaaaggaaggccgccgACGTCCAGCACCCGGATGCTCCACGTCCCCAAACCCCACGCCGCCAGGAACCGCCGATCGTCCAACAACCCGGGATGCTTCACGAGTATGGGCGCTGGTTCATGTCCGACGAAGGCGAGACGTTCTTGCCGCCCGGAGCTGTGGACGACGGAAGCGTGGATCCAGGCGGGTTCTTCACCGACGACATGCTTCAAGATTTTCCCGTGCTCCATGACGCTGTGGTGGCGCAGGGGTTCTTGCCCGGCAAACTCGACGGCGAAGTCCAAGAAGGCACTAGTGCTGCAGATGATGAAGACGAGGCCTTCCGGTGCACGTTAGATGAGCTGCTCGGCTTGTGCGACGACACGACTGTACTAGTCTAG